Proteins found in one Tsukamurella paurometabola DSM 20162 genomic segment:
- a CDS encoding MlaD family protein, with protein sequence MQRKMNLFNRPMPTATQERRNQLNWGIFGAVATAIILLIAGYLFVFQPGTKEYSADFKEAQAVQSGVDVRVAGISVGKVSDVELLDDRVRVKFRVDNNIFLGDATTVSMKMLTTVGGYYMALSPMGTSDLGSKPIPPERVSMPYSLLETFQAATPKVEKVQATPIRQSMSQLNEALEQQPESIRNTVGTFNRMLDNILRQQDQAGDFVKVMAEYSTTVNQNGQLLLSLMRNMSMFFAAAEVNLAGFKSYLTNTTQLVQRLAPLLNVYLNNVDPLASRFDALVAKARELVKQAEPAIQNAKDMLANLQKTICTGRHAPDQPVGAVLPRHERVHSDPGGDLLMRKFLASRGAMSALVVIVAVVAVVGGFSIKNLTTQTQAYCAELDNSVGLYKGNTVAQFGYPIGKITDITPNGATTRVDFEIPADRKLPTNVGVVAVADSLVAQRRIELLETYKGGPTWQPGKCITNSKTPLSITESLQAVSKVVNDLTKAGGDEEFKKAMASIPALNKATQGTGPEISEATNKLGELMRNPGPGMGDVAAILDAFAPASDGLVQNWGEMREFFAKYAFRIKNVGEPLMDTGIGAFPQLVPLLKTLSTIFDKYGAFIAPLLEVTVPATTVLAATSKQFGDLLNILPPLIRAFQVSVDKKTLATKITYRPPSSLVPSKNPAQTCNNLNRFAPGQCTVADPGHVNVDLISTVLRGTGAAY encoded by the coding sequence ATGCAACGCAAAATGAACCTGTTCAACCGTCCGATGCCGACGGCGACCCAGGAGCGGCGCAACCAGCTCAACTGGGGCATCTTCGGCGCCGTCGCGACGGCGATCATCCTGCTCATCGCCGGATACCTGTTCGTCTTCCAGCCGGGCACCAAGGAGTACTCGGCGGACTTCAAGGAGGCGCAGGCGGTACAGAGCGGCGTGGACGTGCGCGTGGCCGGCATCAGCGTGGGCAAGGTCTCCGACGTCGAGCTCCTCGACGACCGGGTCCGGGTGAAGTTCCGCGTGGACAACAACATCTTCCTCGGCGACGCCACCACGGTGTCGATGAAGATGCTCACCACCGTGGGCGGCTACTACATGGCGTTGAGCCCCATGGGCACCAGCGACCTGGGCAGCAAGCCGATCCCGCCGGAGCGCGTCTCGATGCCCTACAGCCTGTTGGAGACCTTCCAGGCCGCCACACCGAAGGTCGAAAAGGTGCAGGCCACCCCCATTCGGCAGTCGATGAGCCAGCTCAACGAGGCCCTGGAGCAGCAGCCCGAGTCCATCCGCAACACCGTCGGCACGTTCAACCGGATGCTCGACAACATCCTGCGCCAGCAGGACCAAGCCGGTGACTTCGTCAAGGTGATGGCCGAGTACTCGACCACCGTGAATCAGAACGGCCAGCTGCTGCTGTCCCTCATGCGGAACATGAGCATGTTCTTCGCCGCGGCCGAGGTGAACCTCGCGGGCTTCAAGAGCTACCTGACCAACACCACGCAGCTCGTCCAGCGCCTGGCCCCGCTGCTGAACGTCTACCTCAACAATGTGGATCCGCTGGCGAGCCGGTTCGACGCCCTCGTCGCGAAGGCGCGCGAACTGGTCAAGCAGGCCGAGCCGGCGATCCAGAACGCGAAGGACATGCTCGCGAACCTGCAGAAGACGATCTGCACCGGACGGCACGCTCCAGATCAACCAGTCGGAGCAGTCCTTCCTCGCCACGAACGTGTGCATTCCGACCCCGGGGGTGACCTGCTGATGCGTAAATTCCTCGCCTCGCGCGGCGCGATGTCCGCGCTCGTGGTCATCGTGGCCGTGGTCGCCGTGGTCGGTGGCTTCTCCATCAAGAATCTGACCACGCAGACTCAGGCGTACTGCGCGGAACTCGACAACTCGGTGGGCCTGTACAAGGGCAACACGGTGGCCCAGTTCGGCTACCCGATCGGCAAGATCACCGACATCACCCCGAACGGCGCCACCACCCGCGTCGACTTCGAGATCCCCGCCGACCGCAAGCTGCCCACGAACGTGGGCGTGGTCGCGGTGGCCGACTCGCTCGTCGCGCAGCGCCGCATCGAACTGCTCGAGACCTACAAGGGCGGGCCCACGTGGCAGCCCGGTAAGTGCATCACCAACTCCAAGACCCCGCTGTCGATCACGGAGTCGCTGCAGGCGGTCTCGAAGGTGGTCAACGATCTCACCAAGGCCGGCGGCGACGAGGAGTTCAAGAAGGCGATGGCGTCCATCCCGGCGCTGAACAAGGCCACCCAGGGCACCGGACCGGAGATCTCCGAGGCCACGAACAAGCTGGGTGAACTGATGCGCAACCCCGGCCCCGGTATGGGCGATGTGGCAGCCATCCTCGACGCCTTCGCTCCCGCCTCGGACGGCCTCGTGCAGAACTGGGGCGAGATGCGCGAGTTCTTCGCCAAGTACGCGTTCCGGATCAAGAACGTCGGCGAGCCGCTGATGGACACCGGTATCGGCGCGTTCCCGCAGCTGGTTCCGCTGCTCAAGACGCTGTCCACCATCTTCGACAAGTACGGCGCGTTCATCGCCCCACTGCTGGAGGTCACGGTGCCGGCCACCACGGTGCTCGCGGCGACCAGCAAGCAGTTCGGCGATCTGCTGAACATCCTGCCGCCGCTGATCCGGGCCTTCCAGGTCAGCGTCGACAAGAAGACGCTGGCCACCAAGATCACGTACCGGCCACCGTCAAGCCTGGTGCCCTCGAAGAACCCGGCCCAGACCTGCAACAACCTGAACCGGTTCGCGCCGGGTCAGTGCACGGTCGCGGACCCGGGGCACGTGAATGTGGACCTCATCTCCACCGTGCTGCGCGGGACGGGAGCGGCGTACTGA
- a CDS encoding ABC transporter permease produces MATVYRPRGTRWFYNLFGSSGKAWTGFDSLGHVVSFIAEVIRTVPHAIKHYRSQIMYILTDITWGRGALVVGGGTAPVLAVLGITVGAIVAVQGFAILNMLGMGPLTAVAASFANTREFAPLLAGVGFAAQAGCRMTAEIGAMRINEEIDALESLGLRSVSFVVTTRVLAGLIAVIPVYLITLILSWLSCAWMVTSVYGMPTGTYQHYFSQFVSASDIIFSVIKVAVFLVAVIIIHCYQGFFASGGPEGVGTASGRAIRASLVAVVILNLVMTVALWGFSSPVYFKG; encoded by the coding sequence ATGGCAACCGTTTACCGCCCCCGGGGCACACGCTGGTTCTACAACCTGTTCGGCAGTTCGGGTAAGGCCTGGACCGGCTTCGATTCGCTGGGCCATGTGGTCTCGTTCATCGCCGAGGTGATCCGCACCGTCCCGCACGCGATCAAGCACTACCGGTCGCAGATCATGTACATCCTCACCGATATCACTTGGGGCCGTGGCGCTCTCGTGGTCGGCGGCGGTACCGCGCCGGTACTCGCGGTACTCGGCATCACCGTGGGCGCGATCGTCGCCGTGCAGGGCTTCGCCATCCTCAACATGCTCGGCATGGGCCCGCTCACCGCCGTGGCCGCGAGCTTCGCGAACACCCGCGAGTTCGCTCCCCTGCTCGCCGGCGTCGGGTTCGCCGCCCAGGCCGGCTGCCGCATGACCGCCGAGATCGGCGCCATGCGCATCAATGAGGAGATCGACGCGCTGGAGTCACTGGGCCTGCGCTCGGTGTCGTTCGTGGTGACCACCCGCGTGCTGGCCGGCCTGATCGCCGTCATCCCGGTGTACCTGATCACCCTGATCCTGTCCTGGCTGTCGTGCGCCTGGATGGTGACCTCGGTCTACGGCATGCCCACCGGTACCTACCAGCACTACTTCAGTCAATTCGTGAGCGCCTCCGACATCATCTTCTCGGTGATCAAGGTGGCCGTCTTCCTCGTCGCGGTGATCATCATCCACTGCTACCAGGGCTTCTTCGCCTCCGGCGGACCCGAGGGCGTGGGCACAGCATCCGGGCGCGCGATCCGCGCCAGTCTCGTCGCCGTCGTCATCCTCAACCTCGTCATGACCGTCGCGCTGTGGGGCTTCAGCTCCCCGGTCTACTTCAAGGGGTAA
- a CDS encoding MCE family protein — protein MGVVSVPGMSIDRPVLRRRGLIAAAVILVIALIVWIAQAVWPKDEFSFTLRTPTVAAGIVNGAPVRIQGVQVGEVTGVKAVSSGQQGVTVTMKSADGKSLTNNVEAAFSAGNLFGVSEVILTPRDGGGELKDGATISPTKQITDNTVSNMIVTIGDVNNDALRPNMSTILLNFDASSKAMLPLFTALGNVAQAVQDTQRLTTAQTFPVITDTLMGADSAIAQIIPSVRTLFNYAPVHDKGWVNRGAATLDAITNQKDSLSAALQKLLDAKALKGLETATPMLVNLMQPLLNAFPNGSATGVGIQIGQLLDNVRKAMPNTPNGPVLNVRLSVDFPAIAAGLPPAPTFTYVPPNPGAKPGDAKPSAKPAAGSSTATPSTPTPKPGS, from the coding sequence ATGGGAGTCGTCTCCGTTCCCGGAATGTCGATCGACCGGCCCGTGCTGCGGCGCCGGGGCCTGATCGCGGCCGCAGTCATCCTGGTGATCGCACTCATCGTCTGGATCGCGCAGGCGGTATGGCCGAAGGATGAATTCTCCTTCACCCTCCGCACGCCCACCGTCGCGGCCGGCATCGTCAACGGTGCGCCGGTGCGCATCCAGGGTGTTCAGGTGGGCGAGGTCACGGGCGTCAAGGCCGTCTCGAGCGGCCAGCAGGGCGTGACAGTCACCATGAAGTCGGCCGATGGGAAGTCGCTGACCAACAATGTCGAGGCGGCGTTCTCCGCGGGTAACCTGTTCGGCGTCTCGGAGGTCATCCTGACCCCGCGTGACGGCGGCGGCGAGCTCAAAGACGGCGCCACCATCTCCCCCACCAAGCAGATCACCGATAACACGGTCTCGAACATGATCGTCACGATCGGCGACGTCAACAACGACGCCCTGCGACCCAATATGAGCACGATCCTGCTCAACTTCGACGCCTCGTCGAAGGCGATGCTCCCGCTGTTCACCGCGCTCGGCAACGTCGCGCAGGCGGTGCAGGACACGCAGCGGCTGACCACCGCGCAGACCTTCCCCGTGATCACCGACACCCTGATGGGCGCCGATTCGGCGATCGCCCAGATCATTCCCTCGGTGCGCACCCTGTTCAATTACGCGCCCGTGCACGACAAGGGCTGGGTGAACCGTGGCGCAGCCACGCTGGACGCGATCACCAACCAGAAGGACAGCCTCAGCGCGGCACTGCAGAAGCTCCTCGACGCCAAGGCCCTCAAAGGCCTGGAGACCGCGACGCCTATGCTGGTGAACCTGATGCAACCGCTGCTCAACGCCTTCCCGAACGGAAGCGCCACCGGTGTGGGCATCCAGATCGGGCAGCTGCTCGACAACGTGCGCAAGGCCATGCCGAACACCCCGAACGGCCCGGTCCTCAACGTGCGGCTGTCGGTCGACTTCCCCGCGATCGCGGCGGGACTACCGCCCGCGCCCACGTTCACCTACGTGCCGCCGAACCCGGGAGCCAAGCCCGGCGACGCCAAGCCGAGCGCCAAGCCCGCTGCGGGCAGCAGCACCGCGACCCCGAGCACCCCGACCCCCAAGCCAGGGAGCTGA
- a CDS encoding MlaD family protein: MKSIKSTAIKIAIFAALMILILVLTMQALTRPPAGKLDTFHADFKDVSGLKVGDDVRMLGVQVGKVTDVAVQQSSDHRLSNASVSFTVQRDRKFRADDTLAIRYQNLTGSRFLEVQTNAKSTAPIVQAGTTIDEKQTQPSFDITTVFVGLKPVLSTLNADDINHLSQSVLAVINGNGEGLGPLLGSLDKLMSVTNDRQRVLTQLITNLGSISQTIGGASPGLTKVISELELFARTLASNVDSMREWSDTTSGVVSSTNALLAALGLTPNQNPPLDAIVANAMPLAEQAVNALATLPGIVQLLNEGTRPQADAGVSLKCSNGTAKLPGMMNLFVAGQKVTVCNAK; this comes from the coding sequence ATGAAGTCCATCAAGTCGACGGCCATCAAGATCGCGATCTTCGCGGCCCTGATGATCCTGATCCTGGTGCTCACCATGCAGGCCCTGACTCGGCCGCCGGCGGGCAAGCTCGATACCTTCCACGCCGATTTCAAGGACGTCTCCGGCCTCAAGGTCGGCGACGACGTGCGCATGCTCGGCGTGCAGGTCGGCAAGGTCACCGATGTCGCGGTCCAGCAGTCCTCGGACCACCGCCTGTCGAACGCCTCGGTGTCGTTCACGGTCCAGCGCGACCGGAAGTTCCGCGCCGACGACACGCTCGCCATCCGCTACCAGAACCTGACCGGCTCACGGTTCCTCGAAGTGCAGACCAACGCGAAGAGCACGGCACCGATCGTGCAGGCCGGCACCACGATCGATGAGAAGCAGACTCAGCCCTCGTTCGATATCACCACCGTCTTCGTCGGGCTCAAGCCCGTACTGTCCACGCTGAACGCGGATGACATCAACCACCTGTCGCAGTCGGTACTCGCCGTCATCAACGGCAACGGCGAGGGCCTGGGCCCGCTGCTCGGTTCCCTGGACAAGCTGATGTCGGTCACCAACGACCGGCAGCGGGTACTGACCCAGCTGATCACCAACCTCGGCTCGATCTCGCAGACCATCGGCGGGGCCTCCCCCGGTTTGACCAAGGTGATCAGCGAGCTCGAGCTGTTCGCCCGCACGCTGGCGAGCAACGTCGACTCGATGCGCGAGTGGTCGGACACCACCTCGGGCGTGGTGAGCAGCACCAACGCACTGCTCGCGGCGCTCGGCCTGACGCCCAACCAGAACCCGCCGCTCGACGCGATCGTGGCCAACGCCATGCCGCTCGCCGAGCAGGCGGTGAACGCGCTGGCCACTCTGCCCGGCATCGTGCAGCTGCTCAACGAGGGCACCCGACCGCAGGCGGACGCCGGGGTGTCGCTCAAGTGCAGCAACGGCACCGCAAAACTGCCGGGCATGATGAACCTGTTCGTCGCGGGTCAGAAGGTGACGGTATGCAACGCAAAATGA